A region of Pelagicoccus sp. SDUM812003 DNA encodes the following proteins:
- a CDS encoding family 43 glycosylhydrolase, protein MDRYSQTKSNRIFKALTLALGLAAAPLASHAANPFLPGYEYIPDGEPRVFGDRLYLYGSHDKAGSERFCDTILKVWSAPLDNLNEWTDHGIALSTRDVDGHKDDIPYSDNEFYAPDLVEKDGKYYLFAQIVGSPCSVAVSDSPAGPFEVISQIKAPPGSPNDFGGWSQYFDPGVLIDDDGKVYLYFGYGKSCMVQLNPDNMTEVLPGTYQEFVIPEGSPYDYQEGPSPRKINGTYYLVYARGGDLAYATSDTPTGPFAYRGVIVSQRVDAHGGNIHGGLAKLNGQWHIFYHRMTNNTVYSRRACTERVSIEADGSIKLVEQTSLGFEESLDPYKRTQADIACVFRGGSYVTEWDKATRPILGNKNGCVVGYKYFDFGTPLPSQQTTFTIQYRDGSAPGSIELWIGDPAADGEKIASVSVDARQLEESLWRETTIPVPNISGRHAIYLKFASDTQGKSVADLRSFIFTRDTR, encoded by the coding sequence ATGGATAGATATTCCCAAACTAAATCGAATCGTATTTTCAAAGCGCTCACACTCGCGCTTGGCCTAGCCGCCGCTCCCTTGGCTAGCCACGCTGCGAACCCTTTTCTCCCGGGCTATGAGTATATTCCCGACGGCGAACCGCGCGTCTTCGGCGACCGTCTCTACCTCTACGGCTCGCACGACAAGGCGGGCTCCGAGCGCTTTTGCGACACCATCCTCAAGGTCTGGTCTGCGCCGCTCGACAACCTCAACGAATGGACCGACCACGGCATCGCCCTCAGCACTCGCGATGTCGACGGGCACAAGGATGACATCCCGTATTCAGATAATGAATTCTACGCCCCCGACCTCGTCGAAAAGGACGGCAAGTACTACCTCTTCGCCCAAATCGTCGGCTCTCCTTGTTCGGTAGCGGTGAGCGATTCGCCAGCGGGACCCTTCGAGGTTATTTCCCAAATCAAGGCGCCTCCCGGCTCGCCCAACGATTTCGGCGGCTGGTCCCAATACTTCGATCCGGGCGTCCTGATCGATGACGATGGCAAGGTCTATCTCTACTTCGGCTACGGCAAGTCCTGCATGGTGCAGCTCAACCCGGACAACATGACGGAGGTCCTCCCGGGAACCTACCAGGAGTTCGTGATCCCCGAAGGGTCGCCCTACGATTACCAGGAAGGGCCTTCCCCCCGAAAGATCAACGGGACTTACTACCTGGTCTACGCGAGAGGAGGCGACCTCGCCTACGCCACCAGTGATACTCCAACCGGTCCGTTCGCCTATCGCGGCGTCATCGTTAGCCAGCGCGTCGATGCCCACGGTGGCAACATCCACGGCGGCCTCGCCAAGCTAAACGGCCAGTGGCACATCTTCTACCACCGCATGACCAACAACACGGTCTACTCCCGCCGCGCCTGTACGGAACGCGTATCCATCGAAGCAGACGGATCCATCAAGCTGGTCGAGCAAACCTCACTCGGTTTCGAAGAAAGCCTCGATCCTTATAAGCGCACCCAAGCCGACATCGCCTGCGTCTTCCGAGGCGGCAGCTACGTCACCGAATGGGACAAAGCCACCCGCCCCATCCTCGGTAACAAAAACGGCTGCGTCGTCGGCTACAAGTACTTCGACTTCGGCACGCCGCTGCCCAGCCAGCAGACCACTTTCACCATCCAGTATCGCGACGGCTCAGCTCCCGGAAGCATCGAACTCTGGATCGGCGACCCAGCTGCCGATGGCGAGAAAATCGCTTCCGTATCCGTCGATGCCCGACAACTCGAAGAAAGCCTCTGGCGGGAAACAACCATCCCCGTACCCAACATTTCAGGACGCCATGCCATTTATCTGAAATTCGCCTCCGATACACAGGGCAAATCGGTCGCGGATCTGCGTTCTTTCATTTTCACACGCGATACGCGATAA
- a CDS encoding prolyl oligopeptidase family serine peptidase, translating to MHSFTHIRAAISLLLIAFAACAYADNRSLLLEPSFSHISLSPDGLHIAAVEKTLGGKQFQSIVGSSAGETSNGGGQKIIILNNETHATDIFPVSNGKSGDANILDLKWISHDRLAIVAEADNGINRLHTFKLGDKSPTRRAKNGRRNILSTIAGTTRFLVLENPYDENENKWTVLEYDAATEDAPKTIYQAEAKYFECFTDANGAIRLVKKDDPDGGYLAYYSINPETGKETKLKNLYHWIKVLGIEGTTGKAIVSGIINTKFPSIYVYDLEQDKTLQVLADQDQYSIDRYGETRFDPYTGKVVGLFLDTVARVSFWTDNEIAKVQATLDEKLPGSVNRIQSWDAKREKFLVFRYIPSLPTQVLYADLKADKIDLAFVNGGRVKPEDLGPTRLVEIPNRDGNKLSAILTVPSAKTSDKKPLLIWLRSGIWSDLDRAEWNPEANYFASEGFVVLRINYSGSEGMLGPLKVDTNTRAGVAKLFEDIEDSAQALIDTGLVDPKKVCIGGEGPGAWAAAYAPIATPGFYKAAICLGGVYDLKEYRKNEASRGGVNLGFANEGSPLSDSELAVFSPTLSASDYDLTIFLGYGKYSDSAHKSQATDFQKAAKKAGATVKLHSDDWWGAFASGHKRIEAFSRGAIALRQAVK from the coding sequence ATGCATTCTTTTACCCATATTCGAGCGGCGATCAGTCTGCTCCTAATCGCATTCGCCGCTTGTGCTTACGCAGACAATAGAAGCCTGCTCCTCGAACCGTCGTTCTCCCATATCAGTTTATCTCCCGACGGTCTCCACATCGCGGCGGTCGAGAAGACCCTCGGTGGCAAACAATTCCAATCCATCGTTGGTTCCTCAGCGGGAGAGACGAGCAACGGTGGCGGACAGAAAATCATCATCCTCAACAACGAGACACACGCGACCGACATCTTCCCTGTCAGCAATGGGAAAAGTGGAGACGCGAACATTCTCGATCTCAAGTGGATCTCCCATGACCGCCTCGCCATAGTCGCGGAGGCAGACAATGGCATCAATCGTCTCCACACCTTCAAGCTCGGCGACAAGTCCCCCACCCGACGCGCCAAGAACGGTAGGCGGAATATTCTTTCCACCATTGCCGGAACCACGCGATTCCTTGTATTGGAAAACCCATACGACGAAAATGAAAACAAGTGGACCGTCCTGGAATACGACGCGGCCACGGAGGACGCGCCCAAGACGATCTACCAGGCGGAGGCTAAGTACTTCGAATGCTTCACCGATGCCAATGGCGCGATTCGCCTCGTCAAGAAAGACGACCCGGATGGCGGGTACCTCGCCTACTACAGCATCAATCCCGAGACCGGCAAGGAAACCAAACTCAAAAACCTCTACCACTGGATCAAAGTGCTCGGCATCGAAGGAACTACGGGCAAAGCCATCGTATCCGGAATTATCAATACAAAGTTCCCTTCCATCTACGTCTACGACCTCGAACAGGACAAAACCCTCCAAGTCCTCGCCGACCAAGACCAATACTCGATCGATCGCTACGGCGAGACGCGCTTCGATCCCTACACCGGCAAGGTCGTCGGACTTTTCCTCGACACCGTCGCTCGCGTTTCCTTTTGGACCGACAACGAAATAGCGAAGGTCCAGGCAACACTGGACGAAAAGCTTCCCGGCTCCGTGAATCGCATCCAATCATGGGATGCGAAGAGAGAGAAGTTTCTCGTTTTCCGCTACATACCAAGCCTCCCGACGCAAGTCCTCTACGCTGATTTGAAAGCGGACAAAATCGACCTCGCCTTCGTCAACGGAGGACGCGTAAAGCCCGAAGACCTAGGTCCGACCCGGCTTGTGGAGATCCCCAACCGAGACGGCAACAAACTCTCCGCCATCCTCACCGTTCCCTCCGCAAAGACCTCCGACAAAAAGCCGCTCCTGATTTGGCTTCGCTCGGGAATCTGGTCCGACTTGGATCGGGCGGAATGGAACCCTGAAGCGAACTACTTTGCCTCCGAGGGCTTCGTTGTATTAAGAATCAACTACAGCGGCAGCGAGGGAATGCTCGGCCCGCTAAAGGTCGATACCAATACCAGGGCAGGCGTCGCCAAGCTCTTCGAAGACATCGAAGACTCCGCGCAAGCGCTCATCGACACCGGCCTCGTCGATCCTAAAAAAGTCTGCATCGGCGGCGAAGGTCCCGGAGCCTGGGCCGCAGCCTACGCCCCCATCGCTACTCCCGGCTTCTACAAAGCCGCCATCTGCCTTGGAGGCGTCTACGATCTCAAGGAATACAGAAAAAACGAAGCATCCCGCGGCGGCGTGAACCTCGGCTTCGCAAACGAGGGCAGCCCCCTCTCCGATTCCGAGCTCGCCGTGTTCTCGCCCACCCTCAGCGCTTCGGACTACGACCTCACGATCTTTCTCGGCTACGGAAAATACAGCGACAGCGCCCACAAAAGCCAGGCGACCGATTTCCAAAAGGCGGCCAAAAAAGCCGGCGCCACCGTGAAGCTTCATTCAGACGACTGGTGGGGCGCCTTCGCCTCCGGCCACAAACGCATCGAAGCATTTTCGCGAGGCGCGATCGCCCTCCGCCAAGCAGTCAAGTGA
- a CDS encoding polysaccharide deacetylase family protein: MINPQSNKFGRKMRRSRSLRSSIATLLIGVGCFTSSVSAATTPPAPYEIGTWRGFRDSAVSYTFDDNSPKQFSVAQPMFDERGLSATFFCIVGNLSDSQWSVIENASESGHEIASHSMTHPNLADLDEETVDFELGDAKALIEQHTGQKCVSHAYPYCAVPNESITSKYYQFARSCNGSLVPSSPSNFMRIGALGPDDGMISGADNAADSGSWLVWLLHGIDDDPACCPISSQELEASLDHVTADPSKWWVETFGNVSRYIQERDTSTLSVVSEEANSITLQLTHELDNEVFNYPLSLRRPLPSGWADASVTQNGSEVPSEIVDGKLMFDVVPNGGDILITKERDPAKLTHIDADDPKIEYVGRFDKTDPAAPGFDWSYSTIRAKFEGAYCAVKLDGPNKYFDVFIDSSKVDPILSASGGLETFVLAKNLSDADHTIVIRRRAEANAGKNVFHGFVLDENKTMVEPDPAPSRKIAFIGDSYTCGYGVEAAFDSDFDYATENAGLTYAAQLATHYQADSMFTSWSGKGMARNYGDTNQTSPDPLPSVYARTCGSVENDNYGFAWQPDVVVIALGINDFSTTPHPSQEQYAGGYGDFIETLRSHYPDAHIICTYLSSMDAVAADYIAAAVEASGDSKVHFADVRYNLEAPADFGTHYHPNIVGQTKIADAFIPVFDSIMGTTWGGMTNPGATPNVESISVHDSYLTLRVNGRTCPNYQVETSTNLTDWEPVYTAQSPIMPFTWTDTVQADLPQIFYRVKAGPQLDE, from the coding sequence ATGATCAACCCCCAATCAAACAAATTCGGAAGGAAGATGCGTCGGAGTCGCTCGCTACGATCATCCATCGCGACGCTCCTTATAGGCGTCGGGTGTTTTACCAGCTCTGTATCAGCCGCCACCACGCCTCCCGCTCCCTACGAGATCGGTACCTGGCGCGGGTTTCGCGACAGCGCCGTTTCCTACACCTTCGACGACAATTCCCCGAAGCAGTTCTCGGTGGCCCAGCCCATGTTCGACGAGCGAGGCCTTTCGGCGACCTTCTTCTGCATCGTGGGCAATCTCTCCGATTCCCAATGGTCAGTGATCGAAAACGCCTCGGAGAGCGGACACGAGATCGCCAGCCACTCCATGACCCATCCCAACCTTGCGGATCTTGACGAAGAAACGGTGGATTTCGAACTGGGAGATGCGAAGGCCCTCATCGAGCAGCACACGGGACAAAAATGCGTCAGCCACGCCTATCCCTACTGTGCAGTCCCCAATGAATCGATCACCTCGAAATACTATCAATTCGCCCGCAGCTGCAACGGCTCACTCGTCCCTAGCTCTCCCTCGAATTTCATGCGAATCGGGGCCCTAGGTCCCGACGACGGCATGATTTCCGGGGCCGACAATGCGGCCGATTCCGGCAGCTGGCTGGTCTGGCTGCTCCATGGCATCGACGACGATCCCGCCTGCTGCCCCATCAGCTCCCAGGAGCTGGAAGCAAGCTTGGACCACGTGACAGCCGATCCCAGCAAATGGTGGGTCGAAACCTTCGGCAATGTTTCCCGCTATATCCAAGAAAGGGATACATCTACGCTATCAGTCGTCTCGGAGGAAGCGAACAGCATCACGCTGCAGCTGACTCATGAGCTGGACAACGAAGTCTTCAACTATCCCCTTTCCCTGCGTCGCCCGTTGCCGAGCGGGTGGGCCGACGCCTCGGTTACGCAAAACGGCTCCGAGGTACCCAGCGAAATCGTCGACGGCAAACTCATGTTCGACGTCGTGCCCAACGGCGGCGACATCCTCATCACCAAAGAAAGAGATCCTGCCAAACTCACCCACATCGACGCCGATGATCCAAAGATCGAATACGTCGGCCGCTTCGACAAAACCGATCCCGCCGCGCCGGGGTTCGACTGGTCGTATAGCACGATTCGGGCGAAGTTCGAGGGCGCCTACTGCGCCGTCAAGCTGGACGGCCCGAATAAGTATTTCGACGTCTTCATCGATAGTTCGAAAGTTGATCCCATCCTCAGCGCTTCCGGCGGGCTCGAGACCTTCGTATTGGCCAAGAACTTGAGCGACGCCGATCACACCATCGTCATACGCCGCAGGGCAGAAGCGAACGCGGGAAAAAACGTCTTTCACGGCTTCGTCCTCGACGAAAACAAGACCATGGTCGAGCCGGATCCCGCCCCCAGCCGCAAGATCGCGTTCATTGGGGATTCATACACCTGCGGCTACGGCGTCGAAGCCGCCTTCGACTCGGACTTCGACTACGCCACCGAAAACGCGGGCCTCACATACGCGGCTCAATTGGCCACCCACTACCAAGCGGACAGCATGTTCACCTCCTGGTCCGGCAAGGGCATGGCGCGAAACTATGGCGATACGAATCAAACCTCCCCCGATCCGCTGCCCTCCGTCTACGCACGAACCTGCGGTTCTGTAGAGAATGACAACTACGGTTTCGCTTGGCAGCCAGACGTGGTGGTCATCGCTCTGGGAATAAACGATTTTTCCACCACGCCCCATCCCTCGCAAGAACAGTATGCAGGCGGATATGGCGACTTCATCGAAACCCTACGCAGCCACTACCCCGACGCCCACATCATCTGCACCTACCTGTCCAGCATGGATGCCGTCGCCGCCGACTACATTGCAGCCGCGGTGGAGGCCTCGGGCGACAGCAAAGTACATTTTGCCGACGTGCGCTACAACCTCGAGGCGCCAGCCGACTTCGGCACCCACTACCATCCAAACATCGTCGGTCAGACCAAAATCGCCGACGCCTTCATCCCCGTTTTCGACAGCATCATGGGAACGACCTGGGGAGGCATGACCAATCCCGGCGCTACTCCGAACGTCGAATCCATAAGCGTCCACGATTCCTATCTCACTCTGCGGGTCAACGGCCGGACTTGCCCCAACTATCAGGTCGAAACCTCGACAAACCTCACAGACTGGGAACCAGTATACACCGCCCAATCGCCAATCATGCCCTTCACCTGGACAGATACCGTCCAAGCCGACTTACCCCAAATCTTCTACCGCGTGAAAGCCGGACCCCAACTCGACGAATAG
- a CDS encoding glycoside hydrolase family 2 TIM barrel-domain containing protein, with amino-acid sequence MRILSFSPLPPRLAFGLLALSALASASVSQAASQRERSFDADWQFLRSDALGAEAPDFDDSAWRTIDVPHDWSIEDLPQLSESTVGPFDPSLSEGGAYTGHVLGGIGWYRKGFVLNEADSGKLVSIRFDGVYMNADVWINGYHLGSHPYGYTSFEFDLTPHLKPAGQQNVIAVRVRNEGENSRWYSGSGIYRHCWLVVRNPIHVPTWGAFVTTPEVSTKQATVNIATEVRNDTDAAASIQVRARIHDAQGKVVKTTSRRLKLPAKEFTSVEQTLSLHTPKLWTPESPTLYTAEIEIAATDGSLLDQTTSTFGIRSIEVDAENGFRLNGQPILLKGCNVHHDNGPLGAAAIDRAEERRVELLKANGFNAIRCSHNPPSPAFLDACDRLGMLVIDEAFDCWNVGKKDQDYHLSFKGWAQRDIASMVRRDRNHPSVVIWSIGNEIPEQFRDEATAQMLREATLSHDSTRPITLAVCSDWGEVIKNWDTLSDVAFKHLDIGGYNYLPEKYESDHARHPDRVILGTESYPRFLYDYWSLVEKHPYVIGDFVWTAMDYFGESGIGHTWPEGEPWEFLQPWPWYNAWCGDLDVCGFKKPQSYYRDVVWGRSQIEMAVHAPLEEGVGEQVSGWGWPNESRSWNWSGQEGKPMDVTVYSRCEHVRLELNGKLIDEKPVSGETKLTVHFEVPYQPGELRAIGLIEGKPVADTVLRTTGAPAAIRLVPDRAAIRADRNDLSYVTVEIVDANGNRVPDAFLPVHFTVTGAGELAATGSAAPDDATSFHIPVRKTYQGRCLVILRPQGALGQITLSASADGLETATTVIETQ; translated from the coding sequence ATGAGGATTCTTTCTTTTAGCCCCCTTCCCCCTCGACTTGCCTTCGGTCTGCTCGCTTTATCAGCCTTGGCCTCAGCTAGCGTTTCCCAAGCTGCTTCGCAACGCGAACGTTCCTTCGATGCAGACTGGCAATTCCTGCGCAGCGACGCGCTCGGCGCTGAAGCGCCGGACTTCGACGACTCCGCCTGGCGAACCATCGACGTCCCCCACGACTGGAGCATCGAGGACCTCCCTCAGCTGAGCGAATCAACCGTCGGTCCCTTCGACCCAAGCCTCAGCGAAGGCGGCGCCTACACTGGCCACGTCCTCGGCGGCATCGGCTGGTACCGCAAGGGCTTCGTCCTCAACGAAGCAGACAGCGGGAAGCTTGTCTCCATCCGCTTCGACGGGGTCTACATGAACGCCGATGTCTGGATAAACGGATACCACCTCGGCAGCCACCCGTACGGCTACACTAGCTTCGAGTTCGATCTGACGCCCCACCTCAAGCCCGCAGGCCAGCAAAACGTCATCGCCGTGCGCGTTCGCAACGAAGGCGAAAACAGCCGCTGGTACTCCGGCTCTGGTATCTATCGTCATTGCTGGCTTGTCGTCAGAAATCCAATACACGTCCCCACCTGGGGCGCGTTTGTGACGACGCCCGAAGTTTCGACAAAGCAGGCCACGGTCAACATCGCGACCGAAGTACGCAACGACACCGACGCGGCCGCCTCCATCCAAGTCCGCGCCCGCATCCACGACGCCCAAGGCAAAGTCGTCAAAACAACCTCCCGCCGCCTAAAACTTCCCGCCAAGGAATTCACGTCTGTCGAGCAGACGCTTTCCCTCCACACGCCCAAGCTCTGGACCCCCGAATCACCCACGCTCTACACTGCCGAGATCGAGATCGCCGCCACCGACGGCAGCCTCCTCGACCAAACCACGTCCACCTTCGGCATCCGCTCCATCGAGGTGGATGCGGAGAACGGCTTCCGCCTCAACGGTCAGCCCATCCTGCTCAAGGGCTGCAACGTTCACCACGACAACGGTCCGCTGGGCGCCGCCGCCATCGACCGAGCGGAAGAACGTCGCGTCGAACTCCTCAAGGCCAACGGCTTCAACGCCATCCGCTGCAGCCACAACCCGCCTTCCCCCGCCTTCCTCGACGCCTGCGACCGACTCGGCATGCTCGTTATCGATGAGGCCTTCGACTGCTGGAACGTCGGCAAGAAGGACCAGGACTATCATCTCTCCTTCAAGGGCTGGGCCCAGCGCGACATCGCCTCCATGGTCCGCCGCGACCGCAATCACCCGTCCGTCGTCATCTGGTCCATTGGCAACGAGATCCCCGAGCAGTTCCGTGACGAGGCAACCGCCCAGATGCTGCGCGAAGCCACCCTCTCCCACGACAGCACCCGCCCCATCACCCTTGCGGTATGCTCCGATTGGGGCGAGGTCATCAAAAACTGGGACACGCTCTCCGACGTCGCCTTCAAGCACCTCGATATCGGCGGATACAACTACCTTCCCGAAAAATACGAGTCCGACCACGCCCGCCATCCGGATCGAGTCATCCTGGGCACCGAGTCGTATCCAAGATTCCTCTACGACTATTGGTCTCTCGTGGAAAAGCATCCTTATGTCATCGGCGACTTCGTCTGGACCGCCATGGACTACTTTGGCGAATCCGGCATCGGCCACACCTGGCCGGAAGGTGAACCCTGGGAATTCCTCCAGCCGTGGCCTTGGTACAACGCTTGGTGCGGCGACCTCGACGTTTGTGGTTTCAAGAAACCCCAGTCCTACTACCGCGACGTCGTCTGGGGCCGAAGCCAGATCGAGATGGCCGTGCATGCGCCACTCGAAGAAGGCGTCGGCGAACAGGTCAGCGGCTGGGGCTGGCCCAACGAATCCCGCAGCTGGAATTGGTCAGGGCAGGAGGGCAAACCGATGGACGTGACCGTGTATTCACGCTGCGAGCACGTACGCCTCGAGCTCAACGGCAAGCTGATCGATGAAAAACCGGTCTCCGGCGAAACGAAACTCACCGTCCACTTCGAAGTCCCCTACCAACCCGGCGAGCTGCGCGCCATCGGCCTCATCGAGGGCAAGCCTGTCGCCGACACCGTCCTTCGCACCACCGGCGCTCCCGCCGCCATCCGCCTCGTGCCCGACCGCGCGGCCATCCGCGCCGATCGCAACGACCTCTCCTACGTCACCGTCGAGATCGTCGACGCCAACGGCAATCGCGTCCCCGACGCGTTTCTGCCGGTACACTTCACCGTCACCGGCGCCGGCGAGCTCGCCGCCACCGGCAGCGCCGCGCCCGACGACGCCACCAGCTTCCACATTCCCGTCCGCAAAACCTACCAAGGCCGCTGTCTCGTCATCCTCCGTCCGCAGGGCGCCCTCGGACAAATCACCCTCTCTGCCTCAGCCGACGGTCTAGAGACCGCCACTACTGTCATTGAAACCCAATGA
- a CDS encoding TonB-dependent receptor: protein MASLPLEGSAEEVDPYELSLAQLGQLKVYTASRDFTSLEEAPAVMSVITAASIKAQGLKTLRDVLDRVPGFFNQWDRNFSLIAIRGYTQDPVNNVLLLVDGHNINSQAGEGIGNTHLLPLLYQVKQIEIIRAPGSTLWGGDAASGIINIITYDGAELAEKGEQIVRINLDYEFDMKRRVTNLLYGTQFDEGDLMISATYTESDGNSLPVYNVYTDDQVVVQERYRVRHDQHRPTYEVQAKGHWRDFSLNARLFEHKGYYRNVGPTIENEYRDYGFDFIELGYSPELAVDLTWETTIHINEIDEAFWRRQTDGSISIAWTQIYDELGLSSILTYHPEDYVLKAGLQLTDRDFDGRQLTAGSSGLIVPASISGDERNYGVFGDFTYRGIDDWRFIVGGRFQHDDLRQKGDYFLGRAAVIHKASKQWSIKYAYNTGIVGTTLNRSQSARDNYIVQDSGIIVLGPEEPQLTQSHDLQFSYTEDTVQANLGFFYQRLDNYISIGPLYNTGQLLDGHELWTREDNFGELHSKGIEFDWTWEFAERWSLYGNYSYALSKFDSLTGVTGQGRAYHIVEDGNSIAIPDRRLTGVPLHMWNVGLEFFPVEYCAINLHYRGWDDAWAVQVPNSTGGVPVFGRYGAEHFVDAAITFREAFGKDLELQLYARNLLNNSPVVPMTAHYGSTLANGAEYGVGFKYEF from the coding sequence GTGGCGAGCCTTCCGCTTGAGGGAAGCGCTGAAGAGGTGGATCCATACGAACTCTCGTTGGCTCAGCTGGGGCAACTCAAGGTGTACACCGCCAGCCGCGACTTTACGTCGCTCGAGGAGGCTCCGGCCGTTATGAGTGTAATAACGGCTGCTAGTATCAAAGCTCAGGGGCTGAAAACTTTGCGCGATGTGCTGGATCGCGTCCCAGGCTTCTTTAACCAATGGGACCGGAACTTTTCCCTGATAGCAATTCGAGGCTACACTCAAGACCCGGTTAACAATGTTCTGCTGCTCGTCGATGGGCACAATATCAATAGCCAGGCGGGTGAGGGGATCGGCAATACGCATCTGTTGCCGCTTCTCTACCAAGTGAAGCAAATCGAAATCATCCGAGCGCCGGGATCGACCTTGTGGGGTGGGGATGCCGCTTCGGGGATTATTAATATCATCACCTATGATGGCGCTGAATTGGCGGAGAAAGGGGAGCAGATCGTAAGGATTAATCTGGACTATGAGTTCGATATGAAACGGCGCGTTACGAATCTTCTCTACGGCACTCAGTTTGACGAGGGCGACTTGATGATCTCCGCCACCTACACTGAATCGGACGGGAACAGTCTGCCGGTCTACAACGTCTACACCGACGATCAGGTGGTCGTTCAGGAGCGCTACAGGGTACGGCACGATCAGCATCGACCGACGTATGAAGTGCAAGCGAAGGGGCATTGGCGCGACTTTTCGCTGAACGCCCGGCTGTTCGAGCACAAGGGGTACTATCGCAATGTAGGGCCGACGATTGAAAACGAGTATCGAGATTATGGATTCGACTTTATCGAGCTGGGTTATTCACCGGAGCTTGCCGTGGACCTGACTTGGGAGACGACGATTCATATCAACGAGATCGACGAAGCGTTTTGGCGTAGGCAGACTGATGGGTCGATCAGTATTGCGTGGACGCAGATTTACGACGAGTTGGGGCTGAGCTCTATTTTGACGTATCATCCGGAAGATTACGTTTTGAAAGCGGGGCTTCAATTGACGGACCGCGATTTCGATGGGCGGCAGCTTACGGCGGGTTCCAGCGGGTTGATTGTTCCCGCATCGATCAGTGGTGATGAGCGGAACTATGGCGTGTTTGGCGATTTCACGTATCGAGGAATTGACGATTGGAGGTTCATCGTGGGTGGGCGTTTTCAGCACGATGACTTGCGCCAGAAAGGTGACTATTTTCTGGGCCGAGCCGCTGTTATTCATAAGGCATCGAAGCAGTGGTCGATCAAGTACGCGTACAATACGGGGATCGTGGGGACTACCCTAAATCGGAGCCAAAGCGCTCGGGATAATTACATTGTCCAAGATTCTGGGATCATTGTGCTCGGTCCGGAAGAACCGCAGCTGACCCAGTCGCATGATCTGCAGTTTTCCTACACCGAAGACACGGTGCAGGCGAACCTCGGGTTCTTCTATCAAAGATTGGATAATTATATATCGATCGGTCCTTTGTATAATACGGGACAGCTTTTGGACGGACATGAATTGTGGACGCGGGAGGACAACTTTGGCGAATTGCACAGCAAAGGGATTGAGTTCGATTGGACTTGGGAGTTTGCAGAACGATGGAGCTTGTATGGAAACTACAGCTACGCCTTGAGCAAGTTCGATAGTCTTACTGGGGTGACAGGGCAAGGGAGGGCCTACCATATCGTGGAGGACGGCAACAGCATCGCGATACCAGATCGACGTTTGACGGGCGTGCCACTGCATATGTGGAATGTGGGTCTCGAATTTTTTCCGGTAGAGTACTGCGCGATCAATTTGCACTATCGCGGCTGGGATGACGCATGGGCTGTGCAGGTACCCAACAGCACGGGAGGCGTTCCGGTTTTCGGGCGTTATGGAG